In Roseiconus lacunae, the DNA window GACATGTCGTGGACAATGCCTTGCGTACCGTGGCGAGATGCTTCGGCGATCACTTGACGAAGTACAGTTCCGTTGCGCTGAATATAGTTGCGATCCACCGCAGCAAACTTCTTGAATTGCGATGGCATCACATTCGGATGACGTCGGCTTCGCCGTATTTGGCGTCGTAAGACGCCTTCGGCCAATCTCGGATACGCTGCCGCTTGCTGCAGCGCATTGTCTAGGACGCCTTTGGGGACCCCAGGGGCACCTGGCGTGCGTGGCGAAATAATTGCGGTCGCTGTAATTCTTTTTGATAACACTGCGGTACAGGCGAGCGCGAACGAAGTACCACCCGACATTGCCAAAACGCCGAATCGATCGAAAGAGGTCGATTGCGTAAGCAGGTCCATTAACCGAGCAATATCGCTGGGCCAACTCACGTGACTATGCCGTTGCGAAAAAGTGGACATTCCCATCCCCGGGCGGTCAACCGCGATTAAACAGACGCCGTTCGCATTGCAAAACGGAGCCAGTAGTGCCGCCTCCAGACGGGACCCTGGTGTTCCGTGGAAATATAGAACCGGAAAATCCTTTAGCGAACCATAGATTCGGTATCCGAGTCTTCGGCCATCGGCGAAGTGGCAAGTTGAATCAGAAGGATTCTGTCCCAGAGCATCGTCCGATCCGAACATCGGCGCGGCAGCTGCCAAGGCGATCAAACCACGTCGCGTGATCATTGGACTGAATGCCTTGTTCGTGTCGTCTATCATTTGAAAATTCATCGGTGCACGAAACTAAAAACTTACCACTTCCTATCAACGACTCCCTAACTCGCGATCGTAGCACAATCTGCGAAGCCGGCCTTGTTTATTCGAGCGGAAAGCGGACGAGGCACTGAACTTTGCATGCAGCGTTTCGACTAGGTATTTATCAGTATTTTGGTTTTGCAGCCGACACGTCTCCGAGACTTTCAGCATGTG includes these proteins:
- a CDS encoding alpha/beta fold hydrolase, producing the protein MNFQMIDDTNKAFSPMITRRGLIALAAAAPMFGSDDALGQNPSDSTCHFADGRRLGYRIYGSLKDFPVLYFHGTPGSRLEAALLAPFCNANGVCLIAVDRPGMGMSTFSQRHSHVSWPSDIARLMDLLTQSTSFDRFGVLAMSGGTSFALACTAVLSKRITATAIISPRTPGAPGVPKGVLDNALQQAAAYPRLAEGVLRRQIRRSRRHPNVMPSQFKKFAAVDRNYIQRNGTVLRQVIAEASRHGTQGIVHDMSLMRWPWQICLPRIDVPVGLWIGNCDYSAPPETLRFLHRNIPRSQATTVLGEGHFSIIDIAVASAAIWLKSNSAAK